From Dendropsophus ebraccatus isolate aDenEbr1 chromosome 2, aDenEbr1.pat, whole genome shotgun sequence, a single genomic window includes:
- the LOC138784132 gene encoding fap1 adhesin-like, translating to MGDVIDYIICEIIDEVIKYLIDVIINAINDVMDNIIGVINYVIIYYISEIIDVEISDVIIDNLISYVIDYLINDVISEFINDVFEDIISDFIYDVISDVLDDVGKDVINEVIDNVTRMPSMLLVSYVIEYVINDVIIDVLDVVIDNVISYVIDDVINYVISNVIDDVIDAFIHYVINKVIIYVFDYVINDIISDDFDYVIIDVLDFVISDVIDYSICDVIDDVIRDVIKYVISDVISDVINGVISEVIDDVISYIIYDGISYVIDYVIIDVIDDVISAFSNYVIDKVFIYVIDDAINDVISDVFDYVIIDVIDIDAFSKVIDKFINEVIDNLICEVINVVIEDTINDVIDFVDKVN from the exons ATGGGTGATGTAATCGATTATATCATCTGTGAAATAATTGATGAAGTCATCAAATATCTCATTGATGTCATCATTAATGCAATCAATGATGTCATGGATAATATCATAGGTGTTATCAATTATGTCATCATTTATTACATCAGTGAGATTATCGATGTTGAAATAAGTGATGTCATTATCGATAATTTAATCAGTTATGTCATTGATTAtttaatcaatgatgtcatcagtgagtttATCAATGACGTATTTGAGGATATCATCAGTGAtttcatctatgatgtcattagtgatgtcctaGATGATGTTGGGAAAGATGTCATCAATGAAGTCATTGATAATGTCACCAGGATGCCATCAATGTTATTAGTAAG TTATGTCATTGAATATgttatcaatgatgtcatcattgatgtcctCGATGTtgtcattgataatgtcatcagttatgtcattgatgatgtcatcaattatgTAATCAGtaatgtcatagatgatgtcattgatgcttTTATCCATTATGTAATCAATAAGGTCATCATTTATGTTTTCGATTATGTAAtcaatgatatcatcagtgatgacTTTGATTATGTGATCATTGATGTCCTAGAttttgtcattagtgatgtcattgattattccatctgtgatgtcattgatgatgtaatcaggGATGTCATCAagtatgtcatcagtgatgtcattagtgatgtcatcaatggtgTTATCAGTGaagtcatcgatgacgtcatcagtTATATCATCTATGATGGCATCAGctatgtcattgattatgtcatcattgatgtaatagatgatgtcatcagtgcttTTAGCAATTATGTAATTGATAAGGTCTTTATTTATGTTATTGATGATgcaatcaatgatgtcatcagtgacgtcttTGATTATGTGATAATTGATGTCATAGATAT TGATGCCTTCAGTAAGGTCATTGATAAATTCATTAATGAGGTAATTGACAATTTAATCTGTGAAGTAATCAATGTTGTCATCGAAGATACTATCAACGATGTCATTGATTTTGTTGACAAAGTCAATTGA